A stretch of the Trueperaceae bacterium genome encodes the following:
- a CDS encoding iron ABC transporter permease — MPRRTLPVAAALLVLVLLAAWVSTTQGEYRVAPLDVARAALGLETSDPNDVLVVRSFRLPRIALATLVGASLAMSGAILQGLTRNGLAEPGVLGVSQGAGLAAVALLTLAPDAPAALLPWVALLGGSLTAALVYLLAWKGGTSPVRLILVGIGVSAVASALTTYLTVLGDVTDVQRALLWLTGSVYGRDWEHVRSLGVWLLVLAPAALLGSRALNALALGEQAAKALGQRVDLARAALVTVAVALACGAVAVAGAIAFVGLVAPHAARRLVGPAHEALLPVSALLGALLLVVADLIGRTAIAPSQLPVGIVTAVVGAPYLIYLLLRERRS; from the coding sequence ATGCCGCGCCGGACGCTGCCGGTGGCCGCCGCCCTCCTCGTGCTCGTGCTGCTCGCGGCCTGGGTGAGCACCACGCAGGGCGAGTACCGCGTAGCTCCGCTCGACGTCGCGCGCGCCGCCCTCGGCCTGGAGACGAGCGACCCGAACGACGTCCTCGTCGTGCGGAGCTTCCGCCTGCCCCGGATCGCGCTGGCCACGCTCGTCGGCGCGTCGCTGGCGATGTCCGGCGCGATCCTCCAGGGGCTGACCCGCAACGGCCTCGCCGAACCCGGCGTGCTCGGCGTCAGCCAGGGCGCCGGGCTCGCCGCGGTCGCGCTACTCACGCTCGCCCCCGACGCCCCGGCCGCGCTCCTGCCCTGGGTCGCGCTCCTCGGCGGCTCGCTCACGGCGGCGCTGGTCTACCTGCTGGCCTGGAAGGGCGGCACCTCGCCGGTGAGGCTGATCCTCGTGGGCATCGGGGTCTCAGCCGTGGCGAGCGCCCTCACCACCTACCTGACCGTGCTCGGCGACGTGACCGACGTCCAGCGGGCGCTGCTGTGGCTCACGGGCAGCGTCTACGGACGCGACTGGGAGCACGTCCGCTCGCTGGGCGTGTGGCTCCTGGTGCTGGCTCCGGCGGCGCTGCTCGGCTCGCGCGCCCTCAACGCGCTGGCGCTGGGAGAGCAGGCGGCCAAGGCCCTCGGCCAGCGGGTGGACCTCGCCCGCGCCGCACTGGTGACCGTCGCCGTCGCGCTCGCCTGCGGCGCGGTGGCGGTCGCCGGCGCTATCGCCTTCGTGGGCCTCGTGGCCCCGCACGCCGCCCGCCGCCTCGTAGGACCCGCCCACGAGGCGCTGCTGCCCGTGAGCGCCCTGCTCGGCGCCCTACTGCTGGTCGTCGCCGACCTGATCGGGAGGACCGCGATCGCCCCCAGCCAGCTGCCGGTAGGCATCGTCACGGCGGTCGTGGGGGCGCCGTACCTGATATACCTCCTCTTGCGCGAACGGAGATCCTAG
- a CDS encoding iron ABC transporter permease translates to MTGGAVRTARVRTTRAVGLVLAAGVVTCLLAVSLGVGSLRIPIADVVTGLIAPSGELNDLILQTVRLPRTLAGLLVGASLAVAGAIMQALTRNPLASPGILGVNAGAALAVVAAVLVLGDPPLATYALFALAGAGLAGALVYGLASAAGAGGSSPLRLALAGAVLAAFLGALTTALLLLDQNTLDQVRFWTAGSLAGRDWELLGLTAPYMLLGLALSLPLARQLTTLSLGEDVARGLGQGSAGVKLAAAASVVLLAGGAVALAGPVGFVGLVAPHLARFLVGVDYRWVLPYSALLGAALVTVGDIGARLAVRPQEIPVGVLMAVIGAPFFVYLARTRVHR, encoded by the coding sequence ATGACCGGCGGGGCCGTGAGGACCGCCCGGGTCAGGACGACGCGCGCGGTCGGCCTCGTCCTGGCCGCAGGCGTCGTCACCTGTCTGCTGGCGGTGAGCCTGGGCGTGGGCAGCCTGCGGATACCCATCGCGGACGTCGTCACCGGGCTCATCGCGCCGTCGGGCGAGCTGAACGACCTCATTCTCCAGACCGTGCGGCTGCCCCGCACGCTCGCCGGGCTGCTCGTGGGCGCCTCGCTGGCCGTGGCCGGGGCGATCATGCAGGCCCTGACGCGCAACCCGCTGGCCTCTCCCGGCATCCTCGGCGTGAACGCCGGCGCGGCCCTCGCGGTGGTCGCCGCCGTCCTGGTGCTCGGCGACCCGCCGCTGGCGACCTACGCCCTGTTCGCGCTGGCCGGGGCCGGACTGGCCGGCGCGCTGGTCTACGGCCTGGCGTCCGCCGCCGGCGCCGGCGGGAGCTCGCCGCTGAGGCTGGCCCTGGCCGGCGCCGTGCTGGCGGCCTTCCTGGGCGCGCTCACGACCGCGCTTCTCCTCCTCGACCAGAACACCCTCGACCAGGTGCGCTTCTGGACCGCGGGCTCGCTGGCCGGACGCGACTGGGAGCTGCTGGGCCTCACGGCCCCCTACATGCTCCTCGGCCTGGCCCTGAGCCTCCCGCTGGCCCGTCAGCTCACCACGCTCTCCCTCGGCGAGGACGTCGCCAGGGGCCTGGGACAGGGCTCGGCGGGCGTGAAGCTGGCGGCGGCAGCCTCCGTCGTCCTGCTGGCCGGGGGCGCCGTCGCGCTGGCCGGTCCCGTAGGCTTCGTCGGCCTGGTGGCGCCGCACCTGGCCCGCTTCCTCGTCGGCGTCGACTACCGCTGGGTCCTGCCCTACTCGGCGCTGCTCGGCGCGGCGCTCGTCACGGTCGGCGACATCGGGGCCAGGCTGGCCGTGCGGCCCCAGGAGATCCCCGTCGGCGTGCTGATGGCCGTGATCGGCGCGCCGTTCTTCGTCTACCTGGCCAGGACCCGGGTGCACCGGTGA